The Haliotis asinina isolate JCU_RB_2024 chromosome 16, JCU_Hal_asi_v2, whole genome shotgun sequence DNA segment gtagtcatgctcactgacttcgTTGGCACGTGTCATCGTGTTCCAaatgcgtagaacgatgctcatggtATCGACCACtggttcagatttgattatttacaggccgcttccatatagctggaatattgccaactgCGGCgttaacacaccaacacactaaccataatattgcgggaatattgctaaaagcgtcgtaaaacaactcactcactcactcagtcagtactTACTGTGGAGCAAGGTCTACTGGGCTTACGATGGCTGCATTGACTGTGACAGCCATGAAGGGCGTGGCCACTGCGAACATGGCAACTGCAATATATTCTTGACCATCCTCCAGATAGCAAAGGCCAAAGGTTATAGCAGCCGCCACCAAGTACCCTTCAACAAAGAAACGTGTAATTTGGTTGAACACCGGGTGTTATAAGCTTGATGTGTGGAGAAAGTGAAGTGAATGTACCCCAGTACATTAGTGGATACCATGGTTGGATGACCAACCCTGCGAGGTTTACCACAAGCCCTCTTTCTGTTGTTTACTCTGTTGGCAGTACTTTTTCTGTTGATTACTCTGTTGGCAGTACTTTTTCTGTTGATTACTCTGTTGGCAGTACTTTTTCTGTTGATTACTTTGTTGGCAGTACTTTTTCTGTTGATTACTCTGTTGGCAGTACTTTTTCTGTTGATTACTCTGTTGGCAGTACTTTTTTCTGCAGATTACTCTGTTGGCAGTACTTTTGTCTGTTCATTACTCTGTTGGCAGTACTTTTTTCTGTTCATTACTCTGTTGGCGGtggtgtaaatgaatgaaggGTTTGAATGCTCAAACGTCATTTTTGCGATAATAGtaaatttattgttttatggtaataatatcatatttatttatttatttatttatttatttatttataaataaataaataaataaataaataaataaataaataaataaataaataaataaataaataaataaagttatTTCGTTTAAACAAATGATCATTTGTTTGAGGCCTAACTAAATAACTGACATGCTACATAGAGTGGTATGAGAGTAAAAAAGATGCGAATGATTGTACCTAGAGTCTGAATCAGCTTCCTGGTATGCGTGACGGAGATGATCTTCACCAACTTCACAGAGACTAAGCTCCACCCCACCGTACCAAACACTCGGGTTACGTATGGCAGGGATGACAGCACGCCGTTCTGAAAGACGTGCATCTCCAGTATCATGGACATGTATACTTCATCAGCAATGCAAGCAACTCCATAGGcataaaaatgcaaataataaCTATAATACTCTGTTTATACTGCTCATTTATCCATGCACATTGCATGCTCCAAGAGCTGACATATTACCTCTGGTAAAGGAGTACAGAACACTCCCGGTGAAGAATACATCTGGTCGCCTCAAGGAGCGTAGCGAGCCATTTTTTGCGTCAGCCGGAAAGGTTGAAAAGCTCTTTATCTACAGTATATTGAGGGCTTGCTCAGCTTTCAAAACCATGCGTAAACCCGGGTTTCTTTTCTAATAGTAGCTACACCCCTGGCCCCTCAGTCGATCAAGGTTCAAATCCAGATAGAAAAGCGCATCACGCCAGGTTGCCAttttttctgctgggtggacagaggcaattttgaacaagttcacttgcctaaggtgagactgCATGCATCGCATGTGGTTCGTTGTGggacaggactgaagtcctaaaAACTCTCGGGAGTCAGGCTACGATCACACGACGTTTTCCCGCGACCACAGCTGCTCAAATTCACCTGACTGAGGTCTGTCTAGAGGGCAACACACCACTACTGCAAATGCATGCCTCAAGGCgaagtgtgagagagtgtattttgttttaagccgctttttgGAATATTCAAACGAAGACATCACGACGGTGGACACCTTTAACAGTCTTCACACTTTGTTCCAATGTGTAGCATCGCATAGGTGTCGTTGTACGAGATTAAACCACGATCCTTCCCTACCGACCCGACTTGGTGAAGAGAAACGCTGTATAATCCCCGATGCTACCATTTAGGTGATCTGGCActttttgattcatttgagAGGGAAATAGATCCTAGTTGTGATGGTTGCAGCTGTGTTTGTATTGATACATTGACGGTGGGAGCATAGTAGGTGTTCGCCCGTCAGTCcctggtttgatttcccacatggataataagtgtgaagcacatttctggtgtctccgtcgtgatattgctggaatattgctaaaaacggtgtaaaactaaactttctcATTACAGATGGAGCTTAGTGGAAGGGACAGCAGTGTCAGTCAGTGACTATGAGGCGCACTACTTATTTACCTGTTCAACGTCAAACTTCAGCACTGTGGCCATATACGTTGGGAGATAACTGAAAAGGACGCTGCTGCCCCACGAATGAAGGAACATGACCAGCAGGTAGGCCCATACTGGTgtactggagaatatacccttCCATGGgatcttcattttctgaaaatatcacAAGCGAGAACAGCTTTGTACCATATATTAGACAGGTCATTTGATGTGTAGGCCACCtgtttttgtttatgtgtttcTCACCTACAAGGAAACCGGCAAGTGCTCGGACAGGCGAAAATACCTCACCCCACAATTGCTGTTTATCTCATCGTTGGTTGTTGTTATCTTACCGctcacataaatgtcgctttctgattggctgagcgctcttctattatctTCATATTATCTTGTACTCCTCTTACAAGCGAGGTTCATTACAATGTACCccactgccaatggcaactcattcgatacttcatggtagtacttctttttCTCGAATAGCATTATGCACGATGCACGTATATTACCGaagttttgcgaatgcaaatcgatggatgggagataactctaaatttgtttttcttgtttcgtctgcaaaatctagcgatggctacgaaaagacTCGCCTCGTATTcctataaatacattttgacaaaacattcaaatgtagtctctgtgaatattaagaaggggtaTTACACCGTGGCGATTACAGAATTCCTGCGGGAAAAACAGCaaatgcaagattcgaatcgtgtGATTCACAtgggttggctgaagtgtacgatccgatacccatgtttcaaacagttcaaaataaacattgaggtgttcggtaagataagtACGGTTTTCACTGGTCCCCCGGGgcacatgggttgatgtaccctcgatgtttgtttatgtttataccTAAAACCTGGCTACTTCAAATCTACTTCAAACGTTCAAATCTAAAGGAAATTTACTCTCCGTCGACAGCTGCAAACGGCATCCTCTCAATAACTCACCTTCCCTATATCTTCCACGTTGGTCCTGTGTTCGAGGATGTAAGACTTTTCCTTGTGTGATATACTTGGATGTTGTTCCGGTTGGTCCTGGGCTACGGCCAGCCATAACGGGCACCAGAGCAGTGTACAGCCACCTGCCATATGTATCAAACAACCTGATAGAATTACATCAATGGATGATAGAATGAATCTGCTGCTACATTGGGTGACGTGTGACGACGGTGTAAATTTCATAATCAATTCTGAATCAGCCTCTTTATTGACATCTTggccatcgatctacgcaactaggatacgacgacatatgtcaaccaagtcggcaagacagaccacctgatcccgttagtggcctcttacgacaagcatgggttgttgtaAATCAAGCCTgactcggatcttcactgggTGATAATACGAAATACGAAGATACGAGATACGAAATACGTAGTAATCGTGTTTCTTTGTGAATGACGTTATTCATCATTGGTTACACTGGGTCCCGATGGTCATGTGGAGGTGGTCATGTGGTGGTGGTCATGGGCCAGCGGTCATGGTACGTTGGTCATGGGGCAGCGTGGGGagccatgtaaggaatcgactCTTCACACACGAGGCTGTCCCACTCTAGTGACACGAACAGACTCAGTGAAACAAGAGATCAAATAACTGTCATTATCTCACAAAAACACATTGCCTTAccaaacacataaaaaatgaaGGGCCAGCCATTATCGATTGGAATAAGGCAGAGAAAACCGCATAACAGGAATGTGATGGCATTGGCAATGTTGAAACctgaaatttaaaacaaaagtTAAAGAACACCATTTATAATAATATCGGTGAATAAACAGGTTGCGTTAATTAGTTTGTTTAAAGAAAACGATTTCACAGATACCCTGCGTGGCTAAGTAACAGCTGCTTGAATTTTTAGGTATATGCTACGgcagcgtattagggccacggtgaaaaatgtttttggtgtcactatctcctacgtaggacttaatatctcctacgtaggacttaggagatactaagtcctacgtaggtgataataagtcctaagttggtgataataagttctacgtaggagatagtaagtcctacgtaggagatagtgacaccaaaacatttttcaccgtggccctaatacgcttccgtaatATGCCGCTCAAAAGAAGATAAAACACCATTTTTATATGATCATCTGGTGCTTGTCACTTCAACAGCCTTCCAACTGGGAGTGTTCTGTAATTTTGTCTAGTGCTATAGAACTGTGTGTCGGCTTGATGTGGAAGGAAATACCAGTCTAAGGTActaggggacacaactctgcacagcgaaTTGCAGCACCCCGGTTCTCTGGGTTGGCTATGCACAttgaataaaatcaaaacataaTACTTGTAACCGTTATACCACAGATCCACGAAGATCATTTCACAGGTCACGTTGAAATGTGCTCTCACGAGCATTAACCGACCAATGAAATGACTCACACGAGATCGACATCAGCTAATCAAATAGCGGTTTCATTGAGTTTTACGGAACTTTTTGCAAAATGTCCACTTCGAAACTACACTTTGGAAAACTCTCTGACGTAATTATTGATTCCTAATATTGAAACTATGCAAAAAGAGTTTTCGCAATAAATTCATCAGGAGGTGAATCAGAAATTAGAATCGATGTGGGCTTCTTTCTTAATAAATAGAAAGCGTATAACATTCTGTACCAAGTAAATAATGTAACGGATAGATCGAACAACATCTCCGACAAAATATTTTCCGAAGGATATTTTGGCAATCCATTCCAACAGATGCtataatttcattttgtatCTTGGAAGCGGCGACTAAATGGATCGTGTTCTCATAGGCATTGTACCACTGGTCAATGATCAGTCATAGGTTCTTGGCATCCCCATCACGTAGACATGTTTATCATGTCAATCACTCGATTGTGTAACACACCCGTCATATTCCTGGAAAAAATGCGGATGTACAGTTACAAAGTAAATAAGAAATAGTTATTTGGTCGAATAACAAACGTCGATACATACCTGCAAACGTGTAAGCCACCATCTGGGCCTTCTCTGCAGCAGGAGACCAGTACAGCCAGATGTCAAGGGATGAGGGCAAAACCATGTTCTGTGAATAGAATATTTCATAAATTCGTTAGTTACTGATGTACTGATGGGTAATCTAGTAGTTGTGTTTCGCACGAAGCCACAAGACATCTTTGGTTtttgataaaaaacaaacaaaacaaaacaaaacaaaacaaccccccccaaaacccccccccaaaaaaacccgaAACAAATACCACCCTCGACACACGCACACTCATTGCAACAATTATATACAGAtattatatatctgtaaataataccaAATCTACAAACTGACACATTATAAGTCTGAATCATGCCACATTATTTCTCAAAACTTAGGATCACTTTGTAAGCTGGCTATTGGTATTCTAATGTTTGCGGGTTTTTGTTCGTTGATATTAGAATTGTTGATATTACTCTTATGTTTGCGGCACACGGACGTCCCGCTTATGTTGACACTCGATAATTTGTCACAAACGTCTTCGTAcgtcaaactaaaaatgctttatggctTTATGTCtggaaacgttgtgaccttgtataataaagaagctgaacCATAAAGCAGTTTTAGTTTGATTcaaccaacttctaaatgcctttgaaacaacttgtcTTCGTACGTGTTTGGAGTACGTGTATTTATATGTCTATAGGTCGGAGGTCTTCAAATGCAAGGCGGTGGGATAccccagtggttgaagcgttcgcttgtcacgccgggTTCGAGTGCTCATTTCccgtgtcccccgctgtgacatggctggaatattgctaaaagcggtgtagaACTAAGCTCACTCTTCATACGAAatttgatgataatgatgatgataattgcGACGAATATGTGATTATGACACTCACTTACCAAGGCGAATCCCGTAATAATCCGACAAATGACGACTAGATAGTCAACGGTTCGTGCAGCTGTGGGAATGAGAACTGTCATGGCGCCCCCTACTAGCATGGAAAGAAAGATAACTCGCTTTGGTCCAAACCTCCGAGACGCCAGACTGCCGAATATTGGTGAAATGATGCCGGCATAGAATGGGGACGAAATAAAGAGCCCCTGCATCGCGCTTGTGTAATTGAATTCGGCTGCAATCGTCTGTAAAAGAAGAAAGCATTGTTTGGCTAAAAATAAAGGACACAGCTTTAGATTAAATGATGTGAAAGTTCAACATGTcccatgacgtcattgtgatatGGCGTTCCTGGGCTAATCAACGAGTTCCCTCCCTTGCCAGATAAGACATCCCTGATAGGCATGTGTAAAAGGAATGTGATAATGACTTGTTTTCATCAGCTGAAAGGTTACTGTACCTCTTAAATACCTAAAACAGTCTCaatatacaaaaatattcttttatactattgagagggtgagtgagtttttcatcaatattacagctatatggctgaggtctgtaactaatcgcgtctggaccagacagcacgggcatggatctgcgcaaatgggaaccgatgacatgtgtcaaccaagtcagcgagcctgaccacccgatcccattagtcgatACTAAAGACCAGCATAGTTTCTAGCGGTCGGgcatcgttttgagatttccacgactTCCAAAAGAACGTTTCTCTGAACACGTTATACGACAGTGCAAACTGTATGATGTGTTCACGAGGAATAGAAGGGGCGtactgttgcaatatacaagtgattAGATGGATCCagtaatactgattaatatctATATATCCAGTTCAATGAGTTGTCTCAAAATTCTAGACTGTTTTTTGTACTAAGTAGCGCATTAGGACGGAACCCAATCAGCAGGAAACGAGACGTTTGCGTAATTATAAACAATGTTTAGACTTGGATCATTCCCTGTATTTCTACCCCTCCCCTCCCCACTAACTCGCTCCCTCTTTCATTCTGTgtcgcccccccccccccccccccccccccacacacacacacacacacactctctctctcactctctgacTTTTGTATCTCAAATACAGCAGGCAACATATAAGTAGGTTGTGAATATTAAATTACATTAAACATTACGATCCAACATACCTTACCGGCATTTGACGTGTTGTACAGCACGTTCTTGTTCTCAATGTAAAGGTCCAGTTCGTGCGACGCCATGACAGTGTGGTTGACATAGGGTTccagagtaacctcccttgtcATACAGACGATCGCGAACGACATACAATTCTCCATTGACTGGATGAGAATGAATGCCCCAACCATCATGAGGGCAATCCTCCATCTGCGAGATGTGTACTTCTCGCAGAAAGTGGGATACGTGTCTGGAAGAGCGCTTCCGTTGCCATGGATGCTCACGGACAGGGAACCGTTTGCTGCACATGCAATATTATAATTAGGGGGCAAGTTTATACTAAAATTAACCTTTTCGTCTCGCACCTTTTCAGAATAAAGAAGTGTTTGTCAATTAGTTTCATAGCCAAAATCTTTTTGATTTGATTAATATCAGTATTTACACCTTTCGCTGTGGGACTAGTCAGGAGACCATTGAAAATGAATTGGCCTCGTCAGTATCAAAGGGCGGTAATTCTGGCCTGTTTAGCTCGGCAACAAAAGCCATTCATCTTGTCATgactaaatttgattttgtcaaaatcacGCAATCGTGTTCGAGTTGGATTGATAGTTGACAGCTAGTTGTTTTCTAGGGAAATACATTGAAATACATTcataaagaacgaataaactttTGTTTCTTAAATTCTTCTAAGCATTATATATGGGAATACCTGACATTACGTCACGGACCCGCGCCCccttgattggttgaaatttcgtctCCATCCCTTTTCAGTCACTAGCCTCATTCTTACCACTTGGGGGAGTATTCAACCTTAGTTACCCATCGGTAACAGATTCACAGTCACCTATACATTATTCCACCGGATACCCATTTACAGTTGGTTGATCAGGTGCGACTTACTTGCTCAGGGAGTATCGGGCAGGATCGAGACCGAAGGGCTTCTCAATGTCAAGCCAGCGCCAAGTCATACTGACACTTCTTGAAACAAAGCAAAGGTTGAACATACTAAAACGTACCTTCCGTTGAACTGCGTTTGCTGGAGGCCATATTATTTGCAACGAAATTCTGTTAATCTATTGTAAGAAACACTTCAATTGTAAGATTTACGACAGTCACTTCACCGTCCTTTGGAACATTCCGTAGATCCCCTTGTCACGTGACTAAGAATGACAGTACGGTATTCATAGGCATGGGCAAAGACATGAGATTCGTCATCCTTTATATTTCCAACCTTTGACCCGTAAAAGAAATACTATCTTCCTAACAACAACGATATGATACGGGCAACCGTGAAGGGAATAAGAACCGCCAGCGTCAGAATAAATGGCGTTTCCAGCAACATGGCATGATTCCGAAGCATGGTAATGTTGAATTAGTATTCACGGACGCAGACCTCCACTACTCGGAAGTCCATGGCGAGGCCATGGCGTATGACATATAAATAAACTCTCTCACCCCTGCCACTCGCGCTCACTTTCCCTTGCTCATTTCTCCCTCCTCTTTCACCTTCACCCTGTTTTAACTCTCTCCACCCTGTTTTAACTCTCTCCACCCTGTTTCAACTGTCTTCACCCTGCTTTAACTTTCTCTACCCTGTTTTGACTTTCTCCACCCTGTTTTAACTGTCTTCACCCTGTTTTTACTCTCTCCACCCACTTTTAACTGTCTTCATCCTGTTTTTACTCTCTCCACCCTGTTGTAACTCTCTTCACCCTGTTTTTACTCTCTTTCCCTCTCGCCTTCGCTCTCTATTCCTCTGGCTCTCTGGCACAGACTcggttgtttacagaccgccgtcaggttcctggaatattgttgagtagcTTTAAACCGCAACCAAACCAATTTGGCAAGTGTAAATTAGAAAGACTGTAATGGCCGAAGCTGCTAACATAGGTTGACATATATTGGTTCTGACCctaaccttcacgggtcacgttGTCAGATATTTAGCAACTGACGCCTGCTTTTCAGGAATTTCCGATCGTCACAGAACACAAATTTACCCTTAATTAAGTATGGGAAGCCTAGCCGATTGTATGGTACGggacatatattttttattaattttttggTAAAACGCTTTTTATTACATTCGTTTTCCAGAACATTTTTTGAAAACGCTTTGTTTGTCTCACTGTTTCAGTCAATCAGATTCCTTGTAATGTTTACTAATGTTTAGTTCAATATATTGGTGgcggtgaggtagtctagtggttagatCGAGTGTTTGtcatgcagaagac contains these protein-coding regions:
- the LOC137268473 gene encoding uncharacterized transporter slc-17.2-like isoform X2; translation: MPTIAAEFNYTSAMQGLFISSPFYAGIISPIFGSLASRRFGPKRVIFLSMLVGGAMTVLIPTAARTVDYLVVICRIITGFALNMVLPSSLDIWLYWSPAAEKAQMVAYTFAGFNIANAITFLLCGFLCLIPIDNGWPFIFYVFGGCTLLWCPLWLAVAQDQPEQHPSISHKEKSYILEHRTNVEDIGKKMKIPWKGIFSSTPVWAYLLVMFLHSWGSSVLFSYLPTYMATVLKFDVEQNGVLSSLPYVTRVFGTVGWSLVSVKLVKIISVTHTRKLIQTLGYLVAAAITFGLCYLEDGQEYIAVAMFAVATPFMAVTVNAAIVSPVDLAPQYASMITSAGMASSLMAMSLSPVVVAFMITEKTREQWASVFYLNSGFYVFGALVFLLFGSGEIQPWADNSVKKEVDVPGPKKQSELNAGYINDADEVSHM
- the LOC137268473 gene encoding uncharacterized transporter slc-17.2-like isoform X1 encodes the protein MASSKRSSTEANGSLSVSIHGNGSALPDTYPTFCEKYTSRRWRIALMMVGAFILIQSMENCMSFAIVCMTREVTLEPYVNHTVMASHELDLYIENKNVLYNTSNAGKTIAAEFNYTSAMQGLFISSPFYAGIISPIFGSLASRRFGPKRVIFLSMLVGGAMTVLIPTAARTVDYLVVICRIITGFALNMVLPSSLDIWLYWSPAAEKAQMVAYTFAGFNIANAITFLLCGFLCLIPIDNGWPFIFYVFGGCTLLWCPLWLAVAQDQPEQHPSISHKEKSYILEHRTNVEDIGKKMKIPWKGIFSSTPVWAYLLVMFLHSWGSSVLFSYLPTYMATVLKFDVEQNGVLSSLPYVTRVFGTVGWSLVSVKLVKIISVTHTRKLIQTLGYLVAAAITFGLCYLEDGQEYIAVAMFAVATPFMAVTVNAAIVSPVDLAPQYASMITSAGMASSLMAMSLSPVVVAFMITEKTREQWASVFYLNSGFYVFGALVFLLFGSGEIQPWADNSVKKEVDVPGPKKQSELNAGYINDADEVSHM